The Streptomyces achromogenes DNA segment GCGCGGCGTGCACCGCACCCTGACCTGGCAGGGCCTGGACCGGCGGGTGCGCGCGCTCGCGGACCGGCTCGCCGGCCGGGCCGAGCCGGGGTCCCGGGTCGCGCTGCTGTGCCCGCAGGGAACGGACTACGTCACCGCCTTCCTCGCCGCGCTGAGCGCGGGGATGGTCGCCGTGCCGCTGTATCCGCCGGGCCTGGCCGGGCACGCGGACCGGCTCACCGGCGTCCTGGCCGACGCGCGCCCCGAGGTCGTGGTGACCTCGGGCCACGTCCTGGCGGAGGTGGAGGCCTTCTGCGGGCCGTCGCGGGTGTCGGTGATCACCGCGGACCCGGTGTCCGGCGCCTCTGCCGGGACCGCGCCGCCCGCGGTGCCGGACGCCGGGGCGACCGCCTATCTCCAGTACACCTCCGGCTCCACCCGCGCGCCGGCGGGGGTGGAGATCACCCACGCCAACGTGGTCGCCAACGCCCGTCAGGCGCTCACCGCCTACGGCGCCGACAGGCATCCGGTGACGTGCGTGGGCTGGCTGCCGCTCTACCACGACATGGGGCTCGTGCTGAGCGTCGCGGCGCCGGTCGTCGGAGGCCATCTGTCGGTGCTCATGGACCCGGCCGCGTTCCTGCACGAACCCGCCCGCTGGCTGCGGCTGCTCGCCGCGCATCCGCGCGCGGTGAGCGCGGCGCCGAACTTCGCCTACGAGTACTGCGCGACCGCCGTCACCGACGCGCAGAAGGCGGACCTCCGGCTGGACGGCGTCGCCGCGCTGGTCAACGGCAGCGAACCGGTGCGGCCCGGCACCGCCGACCGCTTCCACGCCGCGTTCGCCGCCCAGGGGCTCGCCGCCGACGTGCACTGCCCGTCGTACGGGCTCGCCGAGGCCACCGTCTTCGTCAGCGCGTCCGCCCCCGGCGAGCCGCTGCGCCGGTTCGCCCTCGACCGGGACGCCCTCGCCGCCGGAAAGGCCCTGCCCGCCCGGCCGGACGACGCCGACGCCGTGTTGCTGACCGGCTGCGGCGCTCCGGTGGACCAGCAGGTCCGCATCGTCGATCCCGTCTCCCGCACGGCCCTGTCCGAGGGCGAGGTCGGGGAGATCTGGGTGCGGGGCCCCAACGTGGGGCGGGGCTACTGGAACAACGAGCCGCAGAGCCGGCGGGTGTTCGGCGCCGAGCTCGCCGGCGTCCCGGGCGGCTGGCTGCGCACCGGCGACCTGGGGACACTGCTGGAAGGGGAGTTGACGGTCACCGGACGGCTGAAGGACCTCATCGTCGTCGACGGCCGCAACCACTACCCGCAGGACGTGGAGGGCACCGCCCAGGACGCGCATCCGGCCGTGCGACGCGACCGGCTCGCCGCCTTCGGCGTCCCGGGCGTCCGGCGCGGCGAGGGCGAGCGGGTGGTGCTCGTCGCCGAGCACGCGCGGACCTCGCGCCTCGACGACATCGACGTGCCGGCGCTGGCGCGGGTTGTGCGGGCGGCCGTCTCCGCCCGGCACGGGCTGCGGCTCGCCGACGTCGTCCTCGTCGCCCCGGGCGCGGTGCCCCGCACGTCCAGCGGCAAGGTGTCGCGGGCGCTGACCCGCGCCCGCTATCTGGAGGGCGCCTTCGCGGCGCGGAGCGCGGGATGAGGGCCGCCGACGAGGAGGCGCTGCGCCGGCTGATCACGGACCGGGTGACCGCCTGGCAGGGCGGGCTCGCGGACGCCGGGCCGGCGGGCAGGCCGGCGGATGCGCCGGAGGACCTGCACAGGGCCGTACCCATGGACGTGCCGCTGGCCGATCTCGGGATGTCCTCGCGGGACGCGGTCGTGCTGGCCGGGGAGCTGTCCCGGCTGACGGGCCGTGAGCTGCCGGCGACCCTGCTCTGGGAAGCGCCCACCGCCCAGGCGCTGGTGGCGCACCTGTGCGCCACGGCAGCGCAGCACACCGCGGCGCGGGACACCGCCGCGACGCATGCTCCCGCAGCGGTCGCGGCCGGTGTCCCGGCGGGGTACGGGGAGCCCGTCGCGGTCATCGGGGTGGGGTGCCGGCTGCCGGGAGGGGTGCACGGGCCGGCCGGCTACTGGCAGCTGCTGTGCGAGGGCGTCGACACGATCGGGCGGGTCCCGGCGGACCGCTGGCGCGACTTCGCCGCGTTCCCGCCGGCCGAGGCTCCGACGCACGGCGGCTACCTCGACGACGTGGCCGGATTCGACGCCGACTTCTTCCGCATCACCCCGCGTGAGGCCGCGGTGATGGACCCGCAGCAGCGGATCCTCCTGG contains these protein-coding regions:
- a CDS encoding fatty acyl-AMP ligase — encoded protein: MDSRPPLIPAYRTLPEYVRHWAETTPDRRAFTFVDHPAARSRGVHRTLTWQGLDRRVRALADRLAGRAEPGSRVALLCPQGTDYVTAFLAALSAGMVAVPLYPPGLAGHADRLTGVLADARPEVVVTSGHVLAEVEAFCGPSRVSVITADPVSGASAGTAPPAVPDAGATAYLQYTSGSTRAPAGVEITHANVVANARQALTAYGADRHPVTCVGWLPLYHDMGLVLSVAAPVVGGHLSVLMDPAAFLHEPARWLRLLAAHPRAVSAAPNFAYEYCATAVTDAQKADLRLDGVAALVNGSEPVRPGTADRFHAAFAAQGLAADVHCPSYGLAEATVFVSASAPGEPLRRFALDRDALAAGKALPARPDDADAVLLTGCGAPVDQQVRIVDPVSRTALSEGEVGEIWVRGPNVGRGYWNNEPQSRRVFGAELAGVPGGWLRTGDLGTLLEGELTVTGRLKDLIVVDGRNHYPQDVEGTAQDAHPAVRRDRLAAFGVPGVRRGEGERVVLVAEHARTSRLDDIDVPALARVVRAAVSARHGLRLADVVLVAPGAVPRTSSGKVSRALTRARYLEGAFAARSAG